A window from Populus trichocarpa isolate Nisqually-1 chromosome 3, P.trichocarpa_v4.1, whole genome shotgun sequence encodes these proteins:
- the LOC7478135 gene encoding protein PHOTOPERIOD-INDEPENDENT EARLY FLOWERING 1 isoform X3, whose product MASKGPRSKLDHETRARRQKALEAPREPRRPKTHWDHVLEEMVWLSKDFESERKWKLAQAKKVALRASKGMLDQATRGEKKLKEEEQRLRKVAVNISKDVKKFWVKIEKLVLYKHQMELDEKKKKALDKHLEFLLGQTERYSTMLAENLVEKPPEQYFAPEKPSIADRVGDDANTPLQVVDEAQVDTADNDDEYDVQSEDEVEDDEHTIEEDEALITKEERQEELEALHNEMDIPLEELLKRYAVEKGGRESSENGAKPCANGEEHCESKGEDISAACEMEISSSPVNAGRRCGENNGALPIPDNNLLEIGAYETRNQLSISEDPAREHVPYDFNDEQEDGDFDLAAEEEKDDETTLLEEEEMAKADSNNPIDEILLLQKESEIPLEELLARYTKEPNSEVSEDESEYAPVLSDNMSNSPGHEEELKQLDNSMDEMVEHGEHPLVEEQEKGNEEISEEGRESESKIADAAAAARSAQPTGNTFSTTKVRTKFPFLLKYPLREYQHIGLDWLVTMYEQRLNGILADEMGLGKTIMTIALLAHLACEKGIWGPHLIVVPTSVMLNWETEFLKWCPAFKILTYFGSAKERKCKRQGWLKPNFFHVCITTYRLVIQDSKVFKRKKWKYLILDEAHLIKNWKSQRWQTLLNFNSKRRILLTGTPLQNDLMELWSLMHFLMPHIFQSHQEFKDWFSNPITGMVEGQERVNKEVVDRLHNVLRPFILRRLKRDVEKQLPMKVEHVIFCRLSRRQRNLYEDFIASSETQATLATANFFGMISIIMQLRKVCNHPDLFEGRPIISSFDMAGVDIQLSSSICSMFSPGPYSSVDLCALGLIFTHLDFNMVSWECDEVKAIATPSRLIEERANLANIEDVGPGSKHLKRLPGTNIFEEIRKSLLEGRLREMKQRAASIAWWNSLRCRKKPIYSTTLRELLTVKHPIYDIHRQKVERLSSLCSSKLGDVVLSPIERFQKMTDLVESFMFAIPAARSTAPIFWCSQTRTPVFLHSTYEEKCSEMLLPLLSPIRPAIVRRQLYFPDRRLIQFDCGKLQELAILLRKLKSEGHRVLIFTQMTKMLDILEAFINLYGYTYMRLDGSTQPEDRQTLMQRFNTNPKIFIFILSTRSGGVGINLVGADTVIFYDSDWNPAMDQQAQDRCHRIGQTREVHIYRLISESTIEENILKKANQKRALDDLVIQSGGYNTEFFKKLDPMELFSGHKTLQIKNMQREKNNNNGNEVSLSNADVEAALKYAEDEADYMALKKVEQEEAVDNQEFTEEAIGRLEDDEFVNDDDMKADEPTDHEMTTYCKEGEVNLDENDCIEERAVTFTGNKDDVDMLADVKQMAAAAAAAGQAISSFENQLRPIDRYAVRFLELWDPIIDKAALESQVRFQETEWELDRIEKYKDEMEAEIDDDEEPLVYERWDADFATEAYRQQVEALTQYQLMEEKEAEAEAEANEKESADGHLDAMVRCKVPRNPKSKSKKKPKKTKFKSLKKESLTSELKHMKVEASIETLSADDEDDDDDVIYPDDGTYSDTTSPYSSVQRKRKKAELAIDIDKKRSRKNSKKFKKAPETCSFDVDSDLSGKQHGRSMELKPYEVVSDLEQKPAGRSKMGGKISISTMPVKRVLMIKPEKLKKGNVWSRDCVPPPDSWLPQEDAILCAVVHEYGPHWSLVSETLYGMAAGGFYRGRYRHPVHCCERFRELIHRYVLSSPEYPINNEKMSNMVSGKALLKVTEDNIRMLLNVAAEQPDHELLLQKHFTALLSAVWRVNSRAERQQNLSSSRNALYNHGRVFNSSVNQLPSNSSKESAKRMKFTNLGHSSKLLADALHDASSRRPDDRVSYSNLSEVAPAIGEQLEITLEFQKEEDDSLIQFPPIISLSIPSSAPLTSVNKDRAEAHHLRASTSIAENRFRDAARACVEGDLGWVSSSAPANDFKLRLPSKTQSLGKHKLSVSESTKPPRSKMKKTLIEHSQGHLFAEPVSQPLPVLSSRDPNLRFDLPPIAIQDDKDEYSISCIEKELSAEMGTWDAVAHDYVLGFTSGLDDFSSLPEFTDIG is encoded by the exons GCACTGGAAGCTCCAAGAGAACCCCGTCGCCCGAAAACTCACTGGGATCATGTTTTGGAGGAAATGGTTTGGTTGTCGAAG GATTTTGAGTCGGAGAGGAAATGGAAATTGGCGCAAGCCAAGAAAGTGGCTTTAAGAGCAAGCAAGGGCATGTTGGATCAGGCCACCAgaggagaaaagaaattgaag GAAGAGGAGCAGCGGTTGCGAAAAGTAGCGGTCAATATTTCAAAGGATGTAAAGAAGTTCTGGGTTAAAATAGAAAAGCTG GTGCTTTACAAGCATCAGATGGAGCTtgatgagaagaagaaaaaggcacTTGATAAGCATCTTGAGTTTCTTCTAGGACAAACTGAGAG GTACTCTACAATGCTGGCAGAAAATCTAGTGGAGAAACCACCAGAGCAATATTTTGCACCAGAAAAACCGAGTATTGCGGATAGGGTAGGAGATGATGCTAATACACCCCTGCAAGTTGTTGATG AGGCCCAAGTGGACACTGCAGACAATGACGATGAGTATGATGTGCAATCTGAAGATGAAGTG GAAGATGATGAGCATACTATTGAGGAAGATGAGGCTCTTATAACCAAAGAAGAAAGGCAAGAAGAATTGGAAGCTCTGCACAATGAAATGGATATTCCCCTTGAGGAGCTACTCAAGCGTTACGCTGTAGAGAAAG GTGGCAGGGAAAGTAGTGAAAATGGAGCTAAGCCATGTGCAAATGGGGAAGAACATTGTGAGA GCAAAGGAGAAGATATTTCTGCTGCTTGTGAGATGGAGATAAGCAGCTCACCTGTTAATGCTGGTCGTCGTTGT GGTGAAAATAATGGTGCCTTGCCCATTCCAGACAACAATTTATTGGAAATTGGGGCATATGAAACCAGAAATCAGTTAAGTATCTCTGAGGATCCAGCCAGAGAACATGTGCCATATGATTTCAATGATGAACAG GAAGATGGTGATTTTGATCTTGCCgctgaagaagaaaag GATGATGAGACAACCTTGTTGGAGGAGGAAGAGATGGCAAAAGCAGATTCAAACAATCCCATAGATGAG ATTTTGTTACTGCAAAAGGAGAGTGAAATTCCTTTGGAAGAATTGCTTGCAAGGTATACAAAG GAGCCAAACAGTGAAGTTTCAGAGGATGAATCTGAATACGCACCAGTATTATCAGACAATATGTCAAATTCCCCAGGCCATGAAGAAGAACTGAAGCAGCTGGATAACTCAATGGATGAAATGGTTGAACATGGGGAACATCCTCTTGTAGAAGAACAAGAGAAGGGAAATGAAGAAATTTCAGAAGAAGGAAGGGAGAGTGAAAGTAAGATAgctgatgctgctgctgctgcaagaTCTGCACAACCAACAGGCAATACATTCTCGACAACCAAAGTGCGCACAAAATTCCCCTTTCTTCTCAAGTATCCTCTTCGTGAATATCAACATATAGGCCTCGATTGGCTTGTTACAATGTATGAACAAAGATTAAATGGGATTCTAGCTGATGAAATGGGGCTTGGAAAGACGATCATGACAATTGCTTTGCTTGCACACCTAGCATGTGAAAAGGGAATATGGGGTCCTCATCTGATTGTGGTTCCAACAAGTGTCATGCTTAACTGGGAAACAGAGTTTCTTAAATGGTGTCCTGCCTTCAagattttaacatattttggCAGTGCAAAAGAGCGTAAATGCAAGAGGCAAGGTTGGCTGAAACCAAATTTCTTCCATGTATGCATAACAACTTACAGACTGGTTATACAGGATTCTAAAGTCTTCAAGAGGAAGAAATGGAAGTATTTGATTTTGGATGAAGCTCATCTGATTAAAAATTGGAAGTCCCAGAGATGGCAaactcttttaaatttcaattcaaaaagaCGCATCTTATTAACTGGCACACCTCTGCAGAATGATCTCATGGAACTGTGGTCACTAATGCATTTCTTGATGCCCCACATCTTTCAATCTCACCAGGAATTTAAGGACTGGTTCAGTAATCCAATAACTGGGATGGTGGAGGGACAAGAAAGAGTGAACAAAGAAGTTGTTGATCGTTTGCACAATGTTCTCCGTCCGTTTATCCTCCGTCGATTGAAAAGGGACGTGGAGAAGCAACTCCCCATGAAAGTTGAACATGTAATCTTTTGTAGACTTTCAAGGAGGCAGCGTAACTTGTACGAGGATTTCATTGCTAGTTCAGAGACACAAGCTACCCTTGCCACTGCCAACTTTTTTGGGATGATCAGCATCATAATGCAACTTCGTAAAGTTTGTAATCATCCCGACTTATTTGAGGGTCGTCCAATTATTAGTTCTTTTGATATGGCTGGTGTGGACATCCAATTGAGTAGTTCTATTTGTTCAATGTTTTCACCTGGCCCATATTCATCTGTAGATCTTTGTGCTTTGGGGCTTATATTTACACATCTTGATTTTAACATGGTTTCTTGGGAGTGCGATGAAGTAAAGGCTATTGCAACTCCTTCAAGATTAATTGAAGAGCGTGCCAATTTGGCTAACATAGAAGATGTTGGGCCTGGGTCTAAACATTTGAAGAGATTGCCTggaacaaatatttttgaagagattagaAAGTCATTATTGGAGGGGAGATTAAGAGAGATGAAGCAACGGGCAGCATCTATTGCGTGGTGGAATTCTTTGAGGTGTCGGAAAAAACCCATATACTCAACAACCCTACGAGAACTTCTCACGGTGAAGCATCCTATCTATGATATCCATCGCCAAAAAGTTGAGCGACTCTCCTCGTTATGCTCCTCTAAGCTTGGTGATGTTGTTCTTTCACCAATTGAACGGTTCCAGAAGATGACTGATCTCGTGGAATCATTTATGTTTGCAATTCCAGCAGCACGTTCCACTGCACCTATCTTCTGGTGCAGTCAGACCAGAACTCCTGTGTTTCTGCATTCAACTTATGAGGAGAAATGCTCTGAAATGTTGTTGCCTCTTCTTTCACCTATTAGACCTGCAATTGTCCGGAGACAACTGTATTTCCCAGACAGGCGCCTAATACAGTTTGACTGTGGTAAATTGCAGGAGCTTGCTATTTTGCTCAGGAAGTTAAAGTCAGAAGGCCATCGGGTATTAATATTCACACAGATGACCAAGATGCTGGATATTTTGGAGGCTTTCATAAACCTGTACGGCTACACTTACATGCGTTTAGATGGATCTACTCAACCAGAGGATAGACAAACTTTAATGCAGCGTTTCAACACCAATCCCAAAATATTTATCTTCATTCTATCAACCCGTAGTGGGGGTGTTGGCATCAATCTTGTTGGGGCAGATACTGTAATCTTCTATGATAGTGACTGGAATCCTGCGATGGATCAACAAGCCCAAGATCGCTGCCATCGGATAGGACAGACACGTGAAGTGCATATCTACAGGTTAATCAGTGAGAGCACCATTGAAGAAAATATCTTAAAGAAAGCCAATCAGAAGCGTGCTCTTGATGATCTAGTTATACAGAGTGGAGGATACAACACAGAATTTTTCAAGAAGCTCGATCCTATGGAATTATTTTCTGGGCATAAAACACTTCAGATTAAGAACATGCAGAGGgagaaaaacaataacaatggaAATGAGGTTTCTTTGTCTAATGCAGACGTGGAGGCTGCTCTGAAATATGCTGAAGATGAAGCAGATTACATGGCATTGAAGAAAGTCGAACAGGAAGAGGCTGTAGACAACCAAGAGTTTACTGAAGAGGCCATTGGGAGATTGGAAGATGATGAATTCGTAAATGATGATGATATGAAGGCTGATGAGCCTACAGACCATGAGATGACAACTTATTGCAAAGAGGGTGAGGTGAATTTAGATGAAAATGATTGCATTGAAGAGAGAGCTGTAACTTTTACTGGGAACAAAGATGATGTCGATATGTTGGCTGATGTCAAGCAGATGGCAGCGGCGGCAGCTGCTGCTGGACAAGCTATCTCATCCTTCGAAAATCAGCTACGTCCAATAGACAGATATGCAGTCCGTTTTCTGGAACTGTGGGATCCAATTATAGACAAAGCAGCCTTGGAATCCCAAGTTAGGTTTCAGGAGACAGAATGGGAGCTTGATCGTATTGAGAAGTACAAGGACGAAATGGAAGCTgagattgatgatgatgaagagccATTGGTGTATGAAA GATGGGATGCTGATTTTGCGACCGAGGCATACCGACAACAAGTTGAGGCGCTAACTCAATATCAG TTGATGGAAGAAAAGGAAGCTGAAGCTGAAGCTGAAGCTAATGAGAAGGAAAGTGCAGATGGACATTTAGATGCTATGGT CAGGTGTAAAGTGCCACGCAATCCTAAATCGAAGTCTAAGAAGAAACCAAAGAAAACCAAGTTCAAATCCCTCAAGAAAGAATCTTTAACTTCTGAATTGAAACACATGAAAGTGGAGGCATCAATAGAAACTTTGTCTGCAGATGATGaggacgacgacgacgacgtgATATATCCTGATGATGGTACATATTCAGATACTACGTCTCCTTATTCAAGTGTGCAGAGAAAACGTAAGAAAGCAGAATTAGCAATTGATATAGACAAAAAGAGGTCAAGGAAGAATagcaagaaattcaaaaaagctCCCGAAACGTGCTCTTTTGATGTAGATTCGGATCTGTCTGGAAAGCAGCATGGCAGGTCTATGGAATTAAAACCATATGAGGTGGTTTCTGATCTTGAGCAGAAACCAGCTGGCAGGAGCAAGATGGGAGGGAAAATCTCCATCAGTACCATGCCAGTGAAACGGGTGTTGATGATAAAGCCAGAGAAGTTAAAGAAAGGGAATGTTTGGTCGAGAGATTGTGTTCCTCCACCTGATTCATGGTTGCCACAGGAGGATGCAATATTATGTGCTGTTGTACATGAATATGGCCCTCACTGGAGCTTGGTCAGTGAAACTCTGTATGGGATGGCTGCTGGTGGGTTTTATCGGGGAAGATACCGCCATCCAGTTCATTGTTGTGAGAGATTTAGAGAACTAATCCATAGATATGTTTTATCTTCTCCAGAATATCCTATCAATAATGAAAAGATGAGCAATATGGTCTCCGGGAAGGCCCTTCTCAAAGTAACTGAG GATAACATACGGATGTTATTAAATGTTGCTGCTGAGCAGCCAGACCATGAGTTACTTCTCCAGAAGCACTTCACAGCACTGCTTTCTGCTGTGTGGAGGGTGAACTCTCGTGCTGAACGTCAACAGAACTTGTCATCATCTCGAAATGCTCTTTATAATCATGGAAGGGTTTTCAATTCTTCTGTCAATCAGTTACCTTCGAATTCCTCAAAGGAATCTGcaaaaagaatgaaattcaCTAATTTGGGACATAGTAGCAAGTTGCTTGCTGATGCACTCCATGATGCCAGCAGTAGAAGGCCAGATGATAGAGTTTCCTATTCCAACTTGAGCGAAGTTGCTCCTGCCATTGGTGAGCAGTTGGAAATAACATTGGAATTCCAAAAAGAGGAAGATGATTCTTTGATTCAATTCCCACCTATAATAAGTTTGTCAATACCTAGCTCAGCGCCATTGACATCAGTAAATAAGGATAGAGCAGAGGCTCACCATCTCAGAGCATCCACAAGTATAGCTGAAAATCGATTCAG GGATGCAGCAAGAGCTTGTGTTGAAGGAGATCTGGGCTGGGTTTCATCTTCCGCACCAGCAAATGATTTCAAGTTGCGGCTGCCTTCAAAGACGCAGTCCTTGGGAAAGCACAAGCTCTCCGTCTCCGAGTCAACCAAGCCTCCTAGGtcaaagatgaagaaaactttAATAGAGCACAGTCAAGGACACCTTTTTGCCGAGCCAGTATCCCAGCCACTGCCTGTACTGTCATCCAGGGATCCCAATTTAAGGTTTGACCTGCCGCCAATAGCCATTCAGGATGACAAGGATGAATATTCTATCTCATGCATTGAGAAGGAGCTTTCAGCGGAAATGGGGACCTGGGATGCTGTCGCACATGACTATGTTCTTGGTTTCACATCGGGTCTTGATGATTTTTCATCGTTGCCAGAATTTACTGACATCGGATAA